Within Diospyros lotus cultivar Yz01 chromosome 15, ASM1463336v1, whole genome shotgun sequence, the genomic segment AGGCTGTTCTACAACCTTACTGTTGCTACCAATCCTTGTCCTCAAACCCTTTtatagataaaaagaaaaatatgaaatagaacAAAAACCTATATATCTAGAGATAGGTATACGCATTTGGAAACTCTTCAAAAGGATAAAGCCTCAACTTGAAAATTCTCCATCAATGACCAAGGCAATGAAgcattttggttattttcaagCAATGAGTGTAATGCTGGTGATATTGTTGACTAATATCTCCTGGAGAAAGACAAGTTGTTTAGTGGAGTATAGCAATGGCATTTGGCGATGTAGTCATAATTAAATGAATGTTGTGAAGGACAATAATGGTTTTTTTAGgggtgttttattttgtttatagcACCTGTCTTGGACTACCAACTTCTTGTATTTTTAATAGGGAAGGGTGTTTGACACCTGATGTTGGTCTTGGCCTCATTTCAATTGAACTTTTGACAAGTTCCTTGAGAACTTGTTCGATGCTAACTAATTATTTTGATCCCACTGTTATTTTGTCCGTCTAATAGTCTCTTACAGCTATGCACTTTAAAAacctttatttattaattaatatgttcTCATTTTAGAAGGTAAATGGCTCACCCATTATACAAGGGAAATGCTCTATGGGACATCATCATGTTAGGTGGAGGGCATGGATATGGTCGTAATGGATTTATTTAGCATGTCTCGTatgcaattattattattatttttgttcaatgcgtgcaataaattttattctttaactGGTTTGTATGCTATTTGAccaaaattctgaaattaagaAATGTAAGGATTTTATTTACTGAACACCATTGAGGTTGCAAGCAATAATGCTGGGAAAGTTAAATGGGTTCCATTTGTTAATTTTGTGTTTGCCGTATTTTGTAACATGGAGTAGTAGATGAtagttttctttctctttctgcaCAAGGTGTAGCATGATTTATGTTATGAGATTTGTTGCTGATCCTGATAACTTTGGTTTCTGTAGCTAAAGGAGCTAAGCCTCTAGAAAGTGGTACGAAATTGGACATGAGTATGCTGGTGGGGATATGCTTGAGCCAAGAGAAACTGATCTTCCTGCCTTGCTGCTGGTCTTGGTTGTGTTCCCCCtggttatttatattttactaggAAAATGGAGCGAGACCtcagaaaagaaagagaggatAAGTTTGCTTGCTCAATTGGCTGCTGAAGAAGCTTTTATGGCCGAATCAGTGGCTGCTGCTAGTGTCATCCCTCTTGTACCTGCTCCCAAGAAAGGAATTCGTGAGTGTGCCAGATGCTCTGCCCCAGCAACCACACGATGCTCACAGTGCAAATCTGTTCGCTACTGGTATGATCAACACCCTATTGTTGGAcacatattttgattttataagtGTTTGTAAGAAGTCAATAGATAGCTTGAAACAGGATTTTAGCTCTCAGATGAGTATTGAGGTTAAAAGTGTACTCTCAGTATGACTTTAAACTAGTTTGGCCTTCTAATTACGAAAAGGCTCCATGTTCAGAGGTAAAATGCAGCATCCACTTTGTCTGGAGAAGTCCCTTGCATTTGTTCCCCATATAGCTGGAGCATGTCTGGACAATCGGTATTGGCAACTGAAAATGAAAGCAGTGGAAAATTTGAATGAAGCTTTGTTAGAGTGTTGTCTTGAGTAGTCTGATGATTGGCAGAAAGAATGCATCAGAATTTAGAGGGTATAGATAGGCGGTTACCAacttgtaaatataattaagttgGAGGTCAAAACCGGTAATGTCTATACTGGTTATAAGGCTCCTAGAAactaattttctataaataggacagTGGTCTAGGCATAGGCGATGTATCATTCTCATGAGAAAGTGGAAGAGAAAAGGCTGTGTAATAGAATAGTCCTTTGTAATCTTGAAGGATTGTAATTGTGAGGGATTGTACTGATCGCATTCTGGTAATCAAAGGAAGGCTGCTCTTGGGAGGTTTTAGAGGCTGGATATAGGGTTGTCCTAAGGggcaatctgaaccaggataaaggCTTCGTGTTCTTCTGTGGTTTGatttaatttctgtcaattTACATTCTGTTTTCTTCCATATTGATTTGATCTTTGTAGTCGTTCAAACTGTGAGTGTGTGCGCTTGTGAGGCAGTGATTTCCGTCTAAAAAATCTAATTCTAAGTGCTCCCAAGATAACAAGCCTCCGTTGTGGttttataaattgaaaaacttaCATGTTTGCCTCTGTTTGAAAGACTAATGAATGAGCGTGGCCTCTTTAGAGGTGTCCAAGTCAGTTAGTTATAGAAGGATCTACGCAATATATAATGTATTTTACAGGTTTTAGATACATGCCAGCTGGCAGCTGGTGTTGACAATCAGAAATAAAGAtgccaaaaatttgaataatGCCTCAATCAAGTTTATTAGAAATTTCAGAACACTCATGATTTGTTTGAATAGTCTATTCTGTTTGAAAGCTTGCTGTAAGACCTTGGCACCTGTAGAGGTGTCTGAGTAAGTCATTAAGTTAGTTACATATGTATCTACAGTGTATAACTTTGATCCACTGTATTGTGCAAGGCTTCTGATCCGTATAAACTCCTACGAGCAGTTCTGAATCTATGACCTGAACTTACTTCATTGTGATTGACCtcctcttgttttcttttttctttctgagGTGAAAGTCTAAATGCAACAGGTTGATTATAAGCAAGCTAAGCAAATCCTCGACAAGATTATGTTATTTCTGAACTTATTTAAAGCTTTAGCTTTTGAACTCATGAGACAAGAATAAAGTTTCAATATCAAGGGCGTTAAATTTCTGTTCTAGATGAAATTTCTGTTCTAGATGATCTATTGAAACTTCAAGCATGACATTCTTATCTTAATAGAAGTTTGACCTCTTAACCTCAATGCCACAAATAAACAGCAACAGTTATTTTGATGAAATCATATAAACTCACTTCACCTTTTTGTGTACTTGCGTTTTGTTTTTGTCTGTCTGTGCTAATCATTCTTCATCCTCATAACTTGTTTGTTATAACTAGTAAGCCAACACTAACAGATATTAGAGAACAAAGTTGTTTTCTGCTGTGCACATATTTGGTTTAATAAACATTATGATGCTGGTGGTTTCTAAGTTCATTAAAATGTCAAGCTGATAACTTGATGCAGTTCTGGGAAGTGTCAGATAATTCACTGGAGGCAAGTTCACAAGCATGAGTGCCAGCGTCTAGAAACCAACAGTGGTGGTTCATCTCCCATGTCTACCTCCAATGAAGATGCTGTTTATGCTAAATTATCACCAAATGGCAGGATGAGCCCACAAGTCCTAGGATACAATATCAAGCATCTTGAGGATGAGAAATCTTCAGCGGATGATAGGATTCAACATTCTACAGGCACTGCTGCATCTTCTACCACTACTTGTACCTCAATTGATGCCCATGGAGCCTCCATGATGGAGGGAAGATCTATGGACAGACAGGTTTCTCGTAACTCTAAGTTAAGAAGAGAGGATGAAGCCCAATTAAATGTTACTGAAGAAGCATCCAGGAGTAGGGTTCCCGCTTCCACCTTATCTAGTAAAGAAGCTAAGATAAGACATAAGGTACTTACGCATTTTTGCATGTGTATTGTTTCTGTGTTTTTTATTAGGTTTTCTAATAAATAGTTGTGTCTTGGATGCAGTTTAAAAGTTTTGACTCTGTGCCCTTTGAAGAAGTGATTCCCAGGAAGCAAAATGTGAATGACTCTGGTGGCTTTTATAATGGACATGTTGCAAGAAGTACAATGCATGAAAGTTGTGATTTACAAAGTGAGCATGAAAACATATTTGATTCAAGAACTAGTTTTGGTGTCTCAGACTTTGTAAGTTCTAAAAGGCCTTTGACAAATGTGTGTGACATTGAACCTGACCTGATATCAGGTAGAGAATGCTTTCCCAGTGAGGGAATCACATTAAAGGATGAAACGGTTGAGTCAAACTGCACTTCTGAAATGAGCTCAATAAAAAGAAGCATTGAGGCTAAAAGTGCATCACATTCTCCTGGAACTAAAATGCATAAATCACAGAAATCAGTGATGAAGGCATCCAGAGACAAGTTGTGTTCAGAAATGGAAAGGAAGGGACAAATTGCAGATGAGCCCAgtaggttatgttaataatttttcttaaatttaatgGAAACTACAATTAGTTCCTCTGCTTGATTCAAAAATTATGATTCAGAAAGCGATTCTATTCCTGTCCAAGGAGGCAATGGGGTTGCAAGCATGGGAATCATGAAGATGATTGGTCTACGGAAGTCATCAAAGCTTGGTAAGAGCGAAACCACAGAAGTTGGTGAacgtcaaaagaaattaaaggttGGTTTTCCATCTATGTCGGTATGGAATAGTGCCTCCTGGTGTTTTATTAAATGGGTCCCtgatttgtttttgttcttgagaTAAAAATGGAAGCTCTTATTGGCGGTTTTGGATTGCATTCTCAGATGTTATTCCCTTATGAAGAATTTGTGAAGTTAT encodes:
- the LOC127792041 gene encoding ubiquitin carboxyl-terminal hydrolase 15 isoform X3; this translates as MLEPRETDLPALLLVLVVFPLVIYILLGKWSETSEKKERISLLAQLAAEEAFMAESVAAASVIPLVPAPKKGIRECARCSAPATTRCSQCKSVRYCSGKCQIIHWRQVHKHECQRLETNSGGSSPMSTSNEDAVYAKLSPNGRMSPQVLGYNIKHLEDEKSSADDRIQHSTGTAASSTTTCTSIDAHGASMMEGRSMDRQVSRNSKLRREDEAQLNVTEEASRSRVPASTLSSKEAKIRHKFKSFDSVPFEEVIPRKQNVNDSGGFYNGHVARSTMHESCDLQSEHENIFDSRTSFGVSDFVSSKRPLTNVCDIEPDLISGRECFPSEGITLKDETVESNCTSEMSSIKRSIEAKSASHSPGTKMHKSQKSVMKASRDKLCSEMERKGQIADEPKSDSIPVQGGNGVASMGIMKMIGLRKSSKLGKSETTEVGERQKKLKMLFPYEEFVKLFRYEVFDLSPRGLINCGNSCYANAVLQCLTFTKPLTIYLLRGSHSRACRMKEWCLMCELEQHVMMLRESGGPLSPGRILSHMRSLNRQIGDGSQEDAHEFLRLLVTSMQSICLEGLGGENVVDPRLQETTFIQHTFRGRLKSKVKCLRCHHESERYENIMDLTLEIFGWVESLEDALTQFTTPEDLDGENMYRCGRCAAYVRARKQLSIHEAPNILTIVLKRFQEGSYGKINKSITFPDMLDMVPFMTGTDDIPPLYLLYAVVVHLDTLNASFSGHYVSYVKDLQDNWLRIDDTEIINLILCLAGSAGSN